In one window of Nitrospiria bacterium DNA:
- a CDS encoding 50S ribosomal protein L11 methyltransferase, whose amino-acid sequence MIVQDTSVITKKWTFHGHTIHLELWPGRVFVPTTTSELMADQISRCSGETVIDLGCGSGFFAVLAAKMGAKQVYALDLHKEACELTRRNAEKNGVSNRIDCRQGDLFDSLKGLVADTIINDVSGVAEAVARCTGWFPEPVPTGGPDGADPTVRMFRSVRSHLVPNGRLLFPVISLANEQRILDAARQTFNEVRLVYEKRLPLPASISPESLPLRQLLSDGVVRLVKKGSRWLWELRIYEARNVC is encoded by the coding sequence TTGATTGTCCAGGACACAAGTGTTATCACTAAAAAATGGACTTTTCACGGTCACACGATCCATCTCGAATTATGGCCCGGGCGGGTTTTCGTTCCCACCACGACATCCGAATTGATGGCCGATCAAATTTCCCGTTGCAGCGGGGAAACGGTAATTGATTTGGGATGCGGCAGCGGGTTCTTTGCGGTGCTGGCTGCAAAGATGGGGGCGAAGCAGGTTTACGCACTGGATCTCCACAAAGAGGCCTGCGAACTCACCCGACGCAATGCCGAAAAGAACGGCGTATCCAACCGCATCGATTGCCGACAGGGGGATTTATTCGACTCGCTCAAAGGGCTGGTCGCGGATACCATCATCAACGATGTCTCCGGCGTGGCCGAGGCCGTGGCGCGGTGCACCGGATGGTTTCCGGAGCCGGTCCCGACGGGTGGACCGGACGGCGCAGACCCAACCGTCCGGATGTTCCGGTCCGTCCGATCGCATCTGGTTCCGAACGGGCGATTGCTCTTTCCCGTCATTTCTCTGGCCAATGAGCAACGCATTTTGGATGCCGCACGACAGACGTTTAACGAAGTCCGACTGGTGTACGAAAAACGGCTGCCGCTGCCGGCTTCAATCTCCCCGGAGAGTCTCCCGCTCCGTCAATTGCTCTCGGACGGCGTCGTTCGACTCGTCAAAAAAGGCAGTCGCTGGCTCTGGGAGCTAAGGATTTACGAAGCCCGAAACGTGTGTTAA